A single region of the Mercenaria mercenaria strain notata chromosome 6, MADL_Memer_1, whole genome shotgun sequence genome encodes:
- the LOC123549296 gene encoding E3 ubiquitin-protein ligase TRIM33-like, protein MEVAGRKLKTEEGTSVDVLCEPCHAENTKTKANGVCRECKEYMCTACFRHHLKAKLCRNHVLLPTVELSSMSLDSSTEDVEKCGKHDNEPIKFYCRTHDIVGCGDCIVLGHATCKPEYIKDLSKTFGNEDEFKNLVAKLKTLEEYKTENGKTIQKNKYEIELTNERALNEIRQFRSNINIYLDKAEANILSEVEQISAENTKMQTKVEQDVKTLISEIEEVKQKLNTQLHHGYSLFINAIRCKSKFDDIEKMHAKIKKEHVLKRFEFIRDENIAGILQAAHHLGKLRINSSLGGKPQSTDFVVGARVRRGPDWEYENQDSGGPGTVTNLELEPGWAVVNWDKGPSGIYRIGVNDAFDLQLI, encoded by the exons ATGGAAGTCGCCGGAAGGAAGTTAAAAACAGAAGAAGGAACTTCAGTAGATGTGTTATGTGAACCATGTCATGCTGAAAACACGAAAACTAAAGCAAATGGAGTATGTCGAGAATGTAAGGAGTACATGTGTACTGCGTGCTTCCGGCATCACCTTAAAGCTAAACTTTGTAGAAATCACGTGTTACTTCCCACAGTTGAGCTGTCTTCAATGTCGCTGGATAGCAGTACAGAAGACGTGGAAAAATGTGGGAAGCACGATAATGAACCCATCAAATTCTACTGTCGTACACATGATATTGTGGGGTGTGGCGACTGTATAGTGTTAGGACATGCAACTTGTAAGCCAGAATATATCAAGGATCTATCAAAGACATTTGGAAATGAAGACGAATTTAAAAACTTAGTAGCGAAACTAAAAACGCTTGAAGAGTACAAGACAGAAAATGGGAAGacaattcaaaaaaataaatacgaAATTGAATTGACGAATGAAAGGGCTTTGAATGAAATTCGGCAATTCAGATCAAACATAAATATCTATTTGGACAAGGCAGAAGCCAATATCTTATCTGAGGTAGAACAGATATCCGCGGAAAACACAAAAATGCAGACAAAGGTCGAACAAGACGTAAAGACGTTGATATCAGAAATCGAGGAAGTAAAACAAAAGCTGAACACGCAGCTGCATCATGGATATTCATTGTTTATCAATGCAATTAGATGCAAGTCTAAATTCGATGACATTGAAAAGATGCATGCgaaaataaagaaagaacatGTCTTGAAAAGGTTTGAGTTTATCCGTGACGAGAATATCGCAGGAATATTACAAGCTGCACATCATCTTGGAAAACTGAGAATTAATTCAAGTCTCGGTGGAA AACCGCAATCAACCGACTTTGTTGTAGGTGCACGTGTACGTCGGGGTCCTGATTGGGAATATGAGAATCAG gaTTCAGGGGGACCAGGCACTGTGACAAATTTAGAATTAGAACCAGGATGGGCAGTGGTGAATTGGGATAAGGGACCATCAGGAATTTACAGGATAGGAGTAAACGATGCCTTTGATCTACAGCTCATATAA